The following DNA comes from Cervus elaphus chromosome 8, mCerEla1.1, whole genome shotgun sequence.
CCTTTGCCTGGAATGCTGGTTCCCTAGATCTCTATAGGTCCTTTACAGGCCCATCAACTCATTTACATATTTGATATTTAGATACCAACTTAAAGGTTGTCTCCTCAGTGGCTTCCCCTGTCTAGGACTGAAATACTGCACATACTTCTCCACCCCATTATACACTCTCTTACTCTATGGAATCTGTGACTTGAAATCCTATTcatcatttctttgtctttctcctttgTAAATTCTAGGAAGACTAAGATTTTGTCttttcactccagtactcttgctgccTACAATGTAGTCATCAAAAATATTtgtcaagggacttccctagtggtccaggggctaagactccatgctcttgATGCAGagggccctggtttgattcccctggttagggaactagatcccacatgccacaactaaagattcctcatgctgcagctaagacccagtgcacccaaataaataaatattttaaaaaattttcttttgaatgaaCAGATTAATTCTGGTTCTATCTGGAAGGCACTTAGCACAGGGCCTTATACTTGAGAAAGCAATCAATGAATGGAGTGAAACAATGGCTCTCCCTGGCAAGTTATGCCAGGCCCCACCCAATTAAATTAAAATTGCTGGGCCTTGGcgttggtatttttaaaaaagcttctcAAAGGGATTCTACCTGTACAGCTTGGGTTGAGAAGCCCTTGTTTGAAATAACAATGAAGTTAATAATCGCTGACTTGCTAAGTGCTTGCTGTGATAGAGGTACTCATTAAATCCTCATGACTACCCAGTGAAAGTAGGtactattgctgctgctgctgccgctaagttgcttcagtcgtgtccgaccctgtgcgaccccatagacggcagcccaccaggctcccccgtccctgggattctccaggcaagaacactggagtgggctgccatttccttctcccatgtgtaaaagtgaaagtgaagtcgcccagtcgtgtccgactcgtagggaccccatggactgcagcccaccaaggtcctccatccataggattttctaagagtactggagtggagtgccattgccttctccggtaggtactattattacccCATAAttcagagaggaaactgaggctcacattGCTAGCAGATAATAGGGGGTGGAGTTGTCTTGAGCCCAGGCAGTTTGTGTCAAGAGCCCCTATCTTTTAAGTGTACTCTGCTTTATTGTCGAAATCATTACCATCATCTTCACTGAGGCCGATAACGTTGGTAGATCCGGACCTATCATGTAAAGACCcacaggcctcagtttcttcctttgaGAGCTCCTGGTGCAGACTTTAGAGAAGGGCTTTCTGAAGGGCTTCCTGAAACTGTTCTCTGTCCCTCCCTACCTAGTATCCTGGTGGGCCCTCCCTGTCCCCACCACCGACCCCCCCAGTTCcttcctgcccttccccaccACACCTGGCTGTGGTTTTCTGTCTGTCCTTAGGTCGCCTGAGGGGGAGGCCCAGTTTGTGGAGTCAGCAATCCTTATCTCCCAGACAGAGCTGTTAGGCTTTTTCTCTTTGGTGAGGGAGGAGGAAAGCTGAAACAGGAGTGCTTGGGGCTTGTGCTGGTTTCTAAGCTAGACTTGGACCAGCCTGGTCTGGCAGGTCCCAGAAGCATGGGCTGCAAAGGACCTAAGCCATCAGCCCCACTGCCTTCTTTGTCCAAGATTAAAGCTCAGAGGGTCTCAGTGACTTTCTAGGAGTCACACAACAAGTTAGTGGCATCAGAATCGGTACTCATACCGGGGACTTTTGTACCCTTGTTCTCTCCTTTGTGATCTTTCAGAGCCCCAGAGCTCTGCCTCCCTCAGGGGGCTTTTCAGTTCAGCCCCTCAgtcctctccaactctttgcagccccacgcactgaagcacatcaggcctccctgtccatcacaactcccggaacctgctcaaactcatgtccattgagtcggtgacgccatccaaccatcttgtcctctgtcgtccccttctctttccgccttcaatctttcccagcatcagggtcttttccagtaagtcagttctttacattaggtggccaaagtattggagcttcagcttcagtccttcccatgtgtgtgtgagggggtgtCTTTTAGCTATGTAAAAAAGAAGGTTCACTTATAATCCTTAGTCTCTGGACACCTGGGGATTAACACTAAGTCTAGATTTGAATGAGGAGGGGTGAGTTAGGAGGACATCATCTCTGTTCAGTGAGGATATGACTCTGGTTTGGATAAACTGTTTCTAAAGCCAGTGCTGAGATaacacccccccccaacccctgccaccTAGGtatcaaaataaatgagtaaataaaatatgtGGTTTCCATAGAGGCTCCTACACCCACGTCAAGATACAGCTGCTGCCATCAGCGTTGCCCTCCATGTAGCTCTGCTTTCTTCGTTCACAGACTAGTGTGAATTACCTGGCCCTGCTCTTCACAAAATGTAATCTGGAAATACGGAGACCTAAATCAGACAATTAGAAGGTGATGCTTTCAGAAGCAAAAGCACTGGGAATTGTGGGGTCACAGATGAGGGTCAGAAGAAGGTGCTCAGGAAAATGGAGTTAGTTCTACAAAAGGTGTGACCAGTGAGAGGGCGGTGGATCCGAGCCACTAACTATCTGGAAGGCAATAGGAGGTGGAGGCAGGATTTTAAGCCAGTTGATGAGATTTGCACTTGAGAAAGTTTACTCTGGCTATTGAAAGTTTGCCCTCCTTAGTGACCACCAGGGTGATATACTCACTAGATCTGCTCCTGGTCCcagaggtggggttgggggtggatgctttattcattcattctgttaTCTTGGTAGAGGATGGAGAAGAGGCCAGGACTGTGGAGGCAGGTAGGCCATTGGTGAGGCAGTGGGTAGTGGTTCAGACAGGGGGCCGTGGTGTCTACTAGGTGGTGATGGATGAAGAAATGACAATAAAGCTACATCATAGGAATCTAGGAGGCTTGGTAACCAGGTTTCAGGATACAAACAAGGGAAGTTCTCATACAAGTTCTCTATGGGTACCAAAAGGTGGCCTCCTGGGAAAGTGCAACACGGTGGCTATATAATTTCCTTTGCCTCTGCCCCTGCAACCCAGTAGTGGGACTCCTGGGTCCCTTCCCAGTTCCAGAAGAACTCAGCCTGTGGGGTGAGCTCTCTTGCTTATTTACCCTTTCTCCATCCACCAACCTGGTCTGTGTCTCCACCTGACTCCTGGTGCACCAGAAAGGTGATTCTAAAAGCTCActgtggggatttccctggtgcttcagtggctaagaccccatactcccaatgcagggggtccaggttcgatccctggtcagggaactgaccCCACATAGCACAGCGAAGATCAAAAATCTCATGTGCctcaactgagacccagtgcaggcaaataaataaattttttttcaaataaataaatattgaaaaataaaattaaagctcAGTGTAGCCCCTCGTGTGGCCCTTCCGGTGTCCCCTCCAGGAGTGAGAACTATCTTCTTAGTCCTCCATTTCACCTCTGACTGACCATGATGTGTTTCCTTCTAGGAGCAGAGGGAGAGCAGGGTTCGGCGAGGCCCCCGAGGGCCCAGCGCCTTCATTCCAGTGGAGGAGGTAAGCTTGGAAGGTGTTAGGATTGTCGTTGGTCCCTGGGAGGAAAGGACATGGGGCACTAAGTGGGTGGGAGGGGTTTTCTGGTCTCTTGAAATTGCAGCTTTGAAACTACCCCTTCAGGTTGCTGACTCATTTAATCCGCAAAACAGCTCTGCTCCAAGCAGACATCTCAGCCCCATTTTACTGGGAAGAAACAAGCTCCAAGTGATAAAATGCTAATAACACAGCTAGGTAATGAACAAACTTGTGGTTCCCAGAACAAGACTTGTTTTTCCTTAAGAAGACAGAACTATCTGTAGTTATCTTCTCACCCTTGAATGTACAtgtattaaagttttttttttccaatttcacaTGTAATAgatgttcattattttaaaatttccagtgTTTCAGAAAACTTTAGTTTCTTGTAATCCCAACCCCACTGAGATAATCACTGTTAAACATTTGCCACTGTTTTCCAGACTTCTTTTCATTTGGAGCCAAGGTCATAGTTTGTAAcatgattttgttatttttgttcatttgggaagtttttttttttttttcatttggttgtTATGTTTTGTTATTTCACATAATACATCAGAGACATCTTTCATCTACTGAGTCAGATCATGCATTCACTTATTTAACAGGTGTCTGTTGAATGATTAATctatcaggcactgttctaggtgctggggatataGATGAGAACAAGACAAACAAAACTCCTTGCCATTCACAAAACTGACATTCCAGTGGGGGGTTTGTGGTGGGGAGAACttcaaagcacacacacaaacaaattaaaaaataatcgtttccttcttttcctttggcCTTCATTGAACAAAGACAAACATTTCCTTGTCCTCCTTGCCGTCCTAAATGTGTAGGCCAGATAGTTAATGAGCTGTTAACAAATGTCTAAACTCTCCGGTTTCTTTCACCCTTTGTAAATGGATGAAAGCACCAACCACCTGCTGTAGCCCAGAATGTTAAACTCAaatattcttatctttttttttcattgataaatAACTACTCTTCCTCtgtaataaaggaaagaaatagtctTTGAACTTAATTGGGAATTAAATTCTGATTCTGTCATTTATTAGATCTGTAACCTTAAGCCGATGAAACCTCTCTGGACCTTGATTCTCTCATGTGTCAGTGGTGGAAAATAATACTATTCACCTCACAGGAAATTGGGAAGAACTGATGAGATAATATAGACAGGGAAAGCTCCAAACTCAGACCCGGTGTGGAGAAAGCACTCAAGAAATGTGAACTGTTTAGAATCTGCTTCCAATGACAGCACAGCTTTGCACCATTACtaccaagggcccaggttcaacccctggttggggaactaagatcccacaagccacgtggcatggccaaaaaaaaaaaaaaaaagctctatgaAAGTAGGAGAAGCTGTATTCTAATCTCTGTGCCTGAGTCTTTCTATCTAAACTTGGAGAAAATAAGTttctaatttcatatatataatgtGTTTGAACAGTACTTGGCACATTGCAAGCATTGTATAAGTATTGACTACCATTGCATAAAGTGTCCAATAAGTATTTGATTAATCACttaatgaaatatcttttcctcCCCTGATCTCCTTTTTGTTGGACATAGTggttgtcttcagtttcttgcTATTAAAATCACAACGCAGGCAATGAATATGTTGGTTTCTCTGGTGGGGAGGGCACTAGGGAGTCACCCTTCCTCACCTTTGCTTGGCAGGTCCTGCAGGAGGGAGCCGAGAGCCTCGAGCAGCACCTGGGgctggaggcactgatgtcctcGGGGCGGGTGGACAACTTGGCCGTGGTGATGGGCCTGCACCCCGACTACTTTACCAGCTTCTGGCGCCTACACTACCTGTTGCTGCACACGGATGGGCCCCTGGCCAATTCCTGGCGCCACTACATCGCCATCATGGTGAGCTGGTCTGAGCCTGACTTTCGTAGGGGTGGGTTCATTGTGGGGTTCAGCCCTCAGATCTCTTTGCTGGGGTCTTGATTCTATAAACAGGAGAAGAGGCGGCTTAGAGCAGAGCCCTAGCTTTATCTGACCATCCATCGAATTTTAGATTTTGAAgagaggcatttttttttttaagtaggcaatttaatttttattttatgtcagaggatcattgctttacaatgttggtttagttttaagtgtacagcaaagtgatttagataTACATTTATCCATTCAAAAAGACACTGTCTCACTCAGGACCACCCAGCCAGTGGCAAAGCTGGCGTTAGAACCTAAGTTTCCTGCCTCTCAGGCAACAGTGAGGCTTGTGACGTTTCCCTCCATGGGGTGCCCACCCTGACCAGGGCACAGGAAGGATAGGGTGACCTGGGCTCTGTCCACCGCCTCCAGGCTGCCGCCCGCCACCAGTGTTCCTACTTGGTGGGCTCCCACATGGCCGAGTTCCTGCAGACTGGTGGTGACCCTGAGTGGCTGCTTGGCCTCCACCGCGCCCCTGAGAAACTGCGCAAACTCAGTGAGATCAACAAGCTGCTGGCCCATCGGCCGTGGCTCATCACCAAGGAGCACATCCAGGTGCGGTGGGCAGGGAGGCGGGTCCCTGGGGGAGCGTGGGGCTGGGATGGGGCTTGGCCGGCAGCTCGGGGCAAAGCAACTGAGCAAGTCTGGCCTTGCCTTTTCTCTCCAGGCCTTGCTGAAGACGGGCGAGCACAGCTGGTCCCTGGCTGAGCTCATCCAGGCCCTGGTCCTGCTCACACACTGCCACTCACTGGCCTCCTTCGTGTTCGGCTGTGGCATCCTccctgagggggaccctgagggcagccccgccccccaggccccttCGCCCCCCAGTGAGCAGAGCACGCCCCCCAGCAGGGACTCGCTGAACCACTCTGGGGTAAGTCAGGGGCCTGAGTCTTGATGGGAGAGGAAGCTGGGGGCCCCTGGTCCTTGGGTAGAAGACAGTGCCTCCCTGTCTGCAGCTGCTTCCTTATCACACCCTGGGAGACTTTAGAAaagtcttttacttttttaaggtgtatttatttatttttggccgcaccgggtcttccttgctgtacccgggctttctttagttgcagccagCGGGGCTACTCTTTGTCACGGTtcgcaggctctagggtgctggcTCAGGagttgtagtgcacaggcttacTTGCCCCGTAGCATGTAGAATcgaacccatgcaccctgcattggcaggcggatccttaaccactggaccacctgggaagccctaagtcaTTTGGTtctgaaactcagtttcctcatatggaAGATGAGGATAAAGACTCCCTCATCATAAAGGGTTGCGAGCCTGAGGTGAAATAACCACGTGACTGGCCTCAGCATGGAACCCCGTGGGCTTAAAGTAGCTGACTTTTACCACTTTAACAATACAAAGTTTGCCTCTTATTCTGTAAAGTGGCCTTggttgtgtgtattttaaaaatacagatacttTAAAAAGCCCTTTCCTGTGAGGGGAGTTGACCCTCAGAGAAGACCTGTCTGTTCTCTAGCTGCTCAAACATCACTTCCGGAAGTGAGCTGTCCAGCTCAGAGGAGGCCCTGGGCCTTCATGATGACCCAGGAAGGCCCGGCATGTGAGAAAGACGTGTGGGGTTTCTGGGGTCAAGGGAGAAGGGGTGGATGGTCAGCACCGGGTCATTCCTACAGGGCTTTGAGGCTGCCCGCGACGTGGAAGCTCTGATGGAGCGCATGAGGCAGCTGCAGGAGAGCCTGCTGCGGGACGAGGGCGCCTCGCAGGAGGAGATGGAGAGCCGCTTCGAGCTGGAGAAGTCAGAGAGCCTGCTGGTGACCCCCTCAGGTACAGGGTCCCGGGCATCCAAGTTCAGGGGCCACCCCCTCCTTGCACCCTCTCTGCTGGGAAGCTGGCATCTTCATGTTACTGCACCTCGGTAGCTGCATCCCAGCCACCACTTCCAAGAAGTtctgagcatgggctctggggtcagGCCTGCtagcctttcttctttctttttggccaggccatgtagcatgcaggatcttaggggtcttagttccctgaccaggcatggaGCCCAggaaaggcagattctcaacctctgggccaccagggaagtcccctggtagCTTTTCTGGCAGTGTGACCGCTGATAAGTCGCTTGCTGTCTCAGGTCCCAGCCTCCTCCCCCGTGAGGGATTCGTGTGTAGGGGAAATGAGACAACAGAAGCAAAGCGCTgagcacagagcctggcccagGGTAAGTGGCTCCATAAGTAGCCACTGTTGTTAGGATTGCTATTGTTATTACTGGGGGCCTTAGCCCCTGGACCGCGGACCTGAGttaccccctcccccaggccctcctgCCGAAGTCCTGGTTCCACTCACTGTGGCGAGGGGCTTTCTTGGGCCCTCTATTCCACGTTCCCCAGCACCCTCTCCCCATTGATGATTAATGGGGAGTGGAGGCCTCTGTGCTCCATGCCTTGGCCTCACTGTGACCTCTTTCTGACATCCTCAGCGGACATCCTGGAGCCCTCTGCAAACCCAGATATGCTGTGCTTCGTGGAAGACCCCACTTTCGGATATGAGGACTTTACCCGGCGGGGGACTCAGGCACCTCCCACCTTCCGTGCCCAGGTAGGCTCTCCCTACTGATCTTagcattgcttttttaaaattaattagttaGTATTTTTTtggactgctctgggtcttcactgctgtgtacatgctttctttagttgtggtgagcaggtgCTTCTCTGTTGCGGTGtaagggcttctcactgccgagcacaggctcagtaattgtggttcaGGGGCTTGGTtgacccacagcatgtgggatcttcccagactagggatggaacccatgtcttctgccttggaaggtggattctaaGCCACTGaaactccagggaagccccagcattgCTTTACAAACAAGCAGAAATGGGTAGTTTGTGTGATCAGAGTTTGGGCACCTTCTCTCCCTCAAGATTCCATGAAAGAAGTGGGAGACCCTGAAGGTGAAAAGACCCAGCTGGGTCCTAAGCTCAGGGGATCCTGACCGCAGGAAGGAAGTCATCACCAAGCTGCATCCTCCTCAGCTTCTCAGGTCCAGACCAAGCAGCGGGTTAGATTTGCGGGGGTGGAGAGAGGCATTATGGAGATCCCAGCTGTGCTGCAGAAGATGGCGTCCCTCTGGCCAGCCTCAGGCCCCAAGGATTCTGCTCACTGACCCACTCCTTTCCATGTTTCTCAGGATTATACCTGGGAAGACCATGGCTACTCACTGATCCAGCGGCTCTACCCTGAGGGTGGACAGCTGCTGGATGAGAAGTTCCAGGCAGCCTATAGCCTCACCTACAACACCATCGCCATGCACAGTGGAGTAGACACTTCCATGCTCCGCAGGGCCATCTGGAATTACATCCACTGCGTCTTTGGCATCAGGTGAGTGCAAGTCCCCTCATCCAGTCATGGTGTACCACAAGCCCTCCATCTGAGCTCacaattgtttcctttttctttgtttttctttctctttcttcctgcctATACTGTTCTTCAAAGCAAATGTATTTCTTGGCTGATTATAAAAGATAATAGCCATGCTTAGTTTTTGAAAGTCTTTAGTTCCACCCCCAGAAATAACTAGGgagattatacacacacacacacacaagtatacttacatacatacacatatatatacatacaaagagAGTAATGTTTGTATTTCCATTCCAAGTAGCAGTTCTTCTctcataataaagaaaaacaacagaaatgcccAATGGTGAAATTCAGTTTTTAGTAACTGTAAGGAAAAAGAGAtaacaaaaagaagagaataaaaatcatTCATGATCCCACCTGTTCTTACTATTGTCAGGTATTGgcttggtcaaaaagttcatttgggtttttccgttaacatcttatggaaaaacctgaatgcaTTTTTTGACTAACCCAATAtttccttcctgtcttttctttccatGCACAAATACTCAATCATagataattttacaaaaataagacTTTCTTGTCTACTCATTTATTTTACTCAGTTTAATCAAGTGAGAGCATATTTTAATGAACATgattttttccttgcttttctagTTTAACAGTTTATTCTAAGTatcaaaaaacaacagaaacaaaaaacagaaatcccCAAAGTTTTGAAAAGGTGCACATTCCTTGGAGAAAATGTGCATTT
Coding sequences within:
- the SESN2 gene encoding sestrin-2 gives rise to the protein MIVADSECRAELKGYLPGAGEEQRESRVRRGPRGPSAFIPVEEVLQEGAESLEQHLGLEALMSSGRVDNLAVVMGLHPDYFTSFWRLHYLLLHTDGPLANSWRHYIAIMAAARHQCSYLVGSHMAEFLQTGGDPEWLLGLHRAPEKLRKLSEINKLLAHRPWLITKEHIQALLKTGEHSWSLAELIQALVLLTHCHSLASFVFGCGILPEGDPEGSPAPQAPSPPSEQSTPPSRDSLNHSGGFEAARDVEALMERMRQLQESLLRDEGASQEEMESRFELEKSESLLVTPSADILEPSANPDMLCFVEDPTFGYEDFTRRGTQAPPTFRAQDYTWEDHGYSLIQRLYPEGGQLLDEKFQAAYSLTYNTIAMHSGVDTSMLRRAIWNYIHCVFGIRYDDYDYGEVNQLLERNLKVYIKTVACYPEKTTRRMYNHFWRHFRHSEKVHVNLLLLEARMQAALLYALRAITRYMT